A region from the Bombyx mori chromosome 15, ASM3026992v2 genome encodes:
- the LOC101737402 gene encoding presenilins-associated rhomboid-like protein, mitochondrial isoform X2 — protein MFSRTLNVSANICKPPLFNQVWLPPKNGRLIRNSFHNSKRGSRQALKPDPLENLHIETGPLHAKGLVKPLIFTVGVSAASLLGCVIWEYENLRVHASSLLRRPGTWLTAQQKKSKSEPGPLKKWWNSLRDNEKVFYPILAANLLVFGAWRIRALQPFMVKYFCSNPSGGAVCLPMVLSTFSHYSPLHLAANMYVLYSFMPAALSSMGKEQFTAMYLSAGVISSFASFLYKVMLNQPGLSLGASGAIMSVLSYVCMQYPDTKLSIIFLPMYTFAAGSAIKVIMGIDLAGVVLGWKFFDHAAHLGGAIFGIIWCQWGYSHVWGNRDKFLQYYHHFRKSDPGR, from the exons atgttttctagAACTTTAAATGTTTCCGCAAATATTTG CAAACCACCACTATTCAATCAAGTTTGGCTTCCACCTAAGAACGGTCGATTGATCCGTAATTCATTTCACAATTCAAAAAGAGGTTCGCGGCAAGCTCTGAAACCTGACCCTTTGGAAAATCTACATATTGAAACTGGCCCGTTACATGCGAAAGGATTAGTGAAACCGCTTATTTTTACTGTGGGA GTCTCAGCAGCCAGTTTACTAGGCTGTGTAATATGGGAATATGAGAATCTACGGGTTCACGCTTCTTCACTACTACGAAGACCAGGAACGTGGCTGACtgcacaacaaaaaaaa AGTAAATCAGAGCCTGGTCCATTGAAAAAATGGTGGAACTCACTACGGGATAATGAGAAGGTGTTTTATCCAATTTTAGCTGCTAACTTACTAGTATTTGGAGCATGGCGCATTAGAGCTCTACAGCCTTTTATGGTCAAATACTTCTGTTCCAATCCTTCAGGAG GTGCAGTATGTCTTCCGATGGTTCTTTCAACATTCAGCCATTATTCACCATTGCACCTGGCTGCCAATATGTATGTTCTTTATAGTTTCATGCCTG CTGCTTTATCTTCAATGGGCAAAGAACAATTTACAGCCATGTATCTCAGTGCCGGTGTCATAAGCAGTTTTGCTAGTTTTCTTTACAAGGTTATGCTAAATCAACCAGGATTAAGCCTTGGAGCa tCTGGTGCAATCATGTCAGTGCTGTCTTATGTGTGTATGCAATACCCCGACACAAAACTAAGCATCATATTTTTACCAATGTACACTTTTGCGGCTGGTTCT GCAATCAAAGTTATAATGGGAATAGATCTGGCTGGTGTTGTCTTGGGTTGGAAGTTCTTTGATCATGCTGCTCATCTTGGTGGAGCTATATTTGGAAT
- the LOC101737402 gene encoding presenilins-associated rhomboid-like protein, mitochondrial isoform X1, translating into MFSRTLNVSANICKPPLFNQVWLPPKNGRLIRNSFHNSKRGSRQALKPDPLENLHIETGPLHAKGLVKPLIFTVGVSAASLLGCVIWEYENLRVHASSLLRRPGTWLTAQQKKVLHHFSKSEPGPLKKWWNSLRDNEKVFYPILAANLLVFGAWRIRALQPFMVKYFCSNPSGGAVCLPMVLSTFSHYSPLHLAANMYVLYSFMPAALSSMGKEQFTAMYLSAGVISSFASFLYKVMLNQPGLSLGASGAIMSVLSYVCMQYPDTKLSIIFLPMYTFAAGSAIKVIMGIDLAGVVLGWKFFDHAAHLGGAIFGIIWCQWGYSHVWGNRDKFLQYYHHFRKSDPGR; encoded by the exons atgttttctagAACTTTAAATGTTTCCGCAAATATTTG CAAACCACCACTATTCAATCAAGTTTGGCTTCCACCTAAGAACGGTCGATTGATCCGTAATTCATTTCACAATTCAAAAAGAGGTTCGCGGCAAGCTCTGAAACCTGACCCTTTGGAAAATCTACATATTGAAACTGGCCCGTTACATGCGAAAGGATTAGTGAAACCGCTTATTTTTACTGTGGGA GTCTCAGCAGCCAGTTTACTAGGCTGTGTAATATGGGAATATGAGAATCTACGGGTTCACGCTTCTTCACTACTACGAAGACCAGGAACGTGGCTGACtgcacaacaaaaaaaagtattacatCATTTT AGTAAATCAGAGCCTGGTCCATTGAAAAAATGGTGGAACTCACTACGGGATAATGAGAAGGTGTTTTATCCAATTTTAGCTGCTAACTTACTAGTATTTGGAGCATGGCGCATTAGAGCTCTACAGCCTTTTATGGTCAAATACTTCTGTTCCAATCCTTCAGGAG GTGCAGTATGTCTTCCGATGGTTCTTTCAACATTCAGCCATTATTCACCATTGCACCTGGCTGCCAATATGTATGTTCTTTATAGTTTCATGCCTG CTGCTTTATCTTCAATGGGCAAAGAACAATTTACAGCCATGTATCTCAGTGCCGGTGTCATAAGCAGTTTTGCTAGTTTTCTTTACAAGGTTATGCTAAATCAACCAGGATTAAGCCTTGGAGCa tCTGGTGCAATCATGTCAGTGCTGTCTTATGTGTGTATGCAATACCCCGACACAAAACTAAGCATCATATTTTTACCAATGTACACTTTTGCGGCTGGTTCT GCAATCAAAGTTATAATGGGAATAGATCTGGCTGGTGTTGTCTTGGGTTGGAAGTTCTTTGATCATGCTGCTCATCTTGGTGGAGCTATATTTGGAAT